Below is a window of Alphaproteobacteria bacterium DNA.
GTTTGCTGATGCGGCATTAAAAGCAGAGTTTGATAAAAATCAGTCAACGGTTTTAAGTTTTGGCGGAGATCAGCATATCACGCTGCCACCCGGTGTCACATTGCAAGAAGCTCCACGGGAAGCTCAAGATAGTGTCACGCGGCATTTATTGAACAATGGCACTGTCACTGTTACCCAAGGTTCTGGGCACACAGCCCAGGTTTTAGGTGCCTATGTGTGCCGCCCCGGCAATAGCTAAAACTTCCTGCTTAAACCTTCTTATTCACATGGCCCATTTTGCGGCCTGCGCGCGCTTCGGCTTTGCCATAGAGATGCAGATGCATGTTGGGTTCGTTCAAATATTTCTGCCAATCATTCGCATCATCGCCGATCAGATTTTTCATCATGCATGGCGCGGTAATCGCGGTGCTGCCCAGGGGTAGGCCGCAAATGGCGCGTACCAATTGTTCGAATTGTGATGTGGCGCAATAATCCATCGTCCAGTGACCTGAATTATGCGGGCGCGGGGCCATTTCATTCATGACCACCATGTTATCAATCACAAAAAATTCCACGGTGAGTAAACCGATGACACCCAGTTTTTCGGCAAGTGATTTGGCAGATTTTAAGGCCATTTCTTCAATCTGCGTTGATAGCATGGCGGGAACATGGGTTTCATCCAGAATGCCATCCTTGTGCCGGTTTTCAACGGGCGGGTAGGCTTGCATCACACCATCGGCGCGGCGCGCAATAATCACGGAGATTTCTTTTTCAAACGGTACAAAGCGTTCGATAATCGCTTCATCTGTATTCAAACTTTCCCATGCGGCGTCGATTTCTTTTAAATCGCGGATGATGGCCTGGCCTTTACCGTCATATCCCATGCGGCAAGTTTTCACCACACAAGGAATGCCGATTTTCATCACGCCATTACGTAATTCGTCAAGCGTGCCCGCATAAGCAAAAGCAGGCGCGTAAACCGAATTTTCAATCGCAAAGCTTTTTTCGGCAACACGGTTCTGGGTAATTTTCAGTGCGGTTGCACCGGGGTGAACGGGTTTGTGTTTTGCCAAAAATTCGATTGTGCTTACTGGAACATTTTCCCATTCCAGCGTAATGACATCGACAGCATCCACGAATTCTTTTAGCTTTGCTTCATCCGTGAAATCGCCAAGGGTTTTGAACGCGGTGACCTGACAGGCGGGTTCATCGGCATGTTCGGCGAATATATGCACCCTGTAGCCTAGGCGCTGCGCAGCTTGTGCGGTCATGCGGCCCAGCTGCCCGCCGCCAAGAATACCGATGGTTGAACCTGTTGGGATAGAATTCATAACAAAGTCTGGGCTGTTGAAAGTATTACCGATTATTAGGTTGGGCGCGCAAATTAGCATATTTGAAGATTTTATCAAATGCCAAGGTGGAGTGAATATGGCGCAGGTTGTAACCCCGATTTTCCGCGGTGCGGATGAATTAGCAAAAAACGTGTTTACGGCGCTG
It encodes the following:
- a CDS encoding 5-(carboxyamino)imidazole ribonucleotide synthase, whose translation is MNSIPTGSTIGILGGGQLGRMTAQAAQRLGYRVHIFAEHADEPACQVTAFKTLGDFTDEAKLKEFVDAVDVITLEWENVPVSTIEFLAKHKPVHPGATALKITQNRVAEKSFAIENSVYAPAFAYAGTLDELRNGVMKIGIPCVVKTCRMGYDGKGQAIIRDLKEIDAAWESLNTDEAIIERFVPFEKEISVIIARRADGVMQAYPPVENRHKDGILDETHVPAMLSTQIEEMALKSAKSLAEKLGVIGLLTVEFFVIDNMVVMNEMAPRPHNSGHWTMDYCATSQFEQLVRAICGLPLGSTAITAPCMMKNLIGDDANDWQKYLNEPNMHLHLYGKAEARAGRKMGHVNKKV